In a single window of the Mustela nigripes isolate SB6536 chromosome 17, MUSNIG.SB6536, whole genome shotgun sequence genome:
- the ADM5 gene encoding putative adrenomedullin-5-like protein, which translates to MGFKDHSRPRPTMTPHILLLLLASTVLGDRDPVGRQPQRQVAQHRRRFCSLVTCQTHRLPEMIYWLSSASTKELSGKAGREPQDPHSYGRRRRREARALLGLQDPGLKKRGQRSAQLAA; encoded by the exons ATGGGTTTCAAGGACCACTCCCGGCCCCGCCCCACGATGACCCCCCACATCCTTCTGTTGCTTCTCGCCTCCACCGTCCTGGGGGACCGGGACCCCGTGGGCAG gcagccccagcGCCAGGTCGCCCAGCACCGCAGGCGCTTCTGTTCCCTGGTCACATGCCAGACCCACCGCCTGCCAGAGATGATCTACTGGCTCAGCTCCGCCTCCACCAAGGAGCTCTCAGGGAAGGCCGGCCGCGAGCCCCAGGACCCCCACAGCTACGGACGCCGCCGTCGGCGCGAGGCCAGAGCCCTGCTCGGTCTCCAGGACCCTGGCCTGAAGAAAAGAGGCCAGCGCAGTGCCCAGCTTGCTGCGTGA
- the PRMT1 gene encoding protein arginine N-methyltransferase 1 isoform X3 has protein sequence MVGVAEVSCGQAESSEKPNAEDMTSKDYYFDSYAHFGIHEEMLKDEVRTLTYRNSMFHNRHLFKDKVVLDVGSGTGILCMFAAKAGARKVIGIECSSISDYAVKIVKANKLDHVVTIIKGKVEEVELPVEKVDIIISEWMGYCLFYESMLNTVLYARDKWLAPDGLIFPDRATLYVTAIEDRQYKDYKIHWWENVYGFDMSCIKDVAIKEPLVDVVDPKQLVTNACLIKEVDIYTVKVEDLTFTSPFCLQVKRNDYVHALVAYFNIEFTRCHKRTGFSTSPESPYTHWKQTVFYMEDYLTVKTGEEIFGTIGMRPNAKNNRDLDFTIDLDFKGQLCELSCSTDYRMR, from the exons ATGGTAGGCGTGGCTGAG GTCTCCTGCGGCCAGGCAGAAAGCAGCGAGAAGCCCAATGCTGAGGACATGACGTCCAAAGATTACTACTTTGATTCCTATGCTCACTTCGGTATTCACGAG GAGATGCTGAAAGATGAGGTACGCACCCTCACGTACCGGAACTCCATGTTTCACAACCGGCACCTCTTCAAGGACAAGGTGGTGCTGGATGTGGGCTCCGGCACGGGGATCCTCTGTATGTTTGCTGCCAAGGCTGGAGCCCGCAAGGTCATTGGG ATCGAGTGTTCCAGTATCTCTGATTATGCGGTGAAGATCGTCAAAGCCAACAAGTTAGACCATG TGGTGACCATCATCAAGGGGAAGGTGGAGGAGGTGGAACTTCCAGTGGAGAAGGTGGACATCATTATCAGCGAGTGGATGGGCTACTGCCTCTTCTACGAGTCAATGCTCAACACCGTGCTCTATGCCCGAGACAAGTGGCTG GCCCCCGATGGCCTCATCTTCCCGGACCGAGCCACACTGTATGTGACAGCCATTGAAGACCGGCAGTACAAAGACTACAAGATTCACT ggTGGGAGAACGTATATGGCTTTGACATGTCCTGCATCAAAGATGTGGCCATCAAGGAGCCTCTGGTGGATGTGGTGGACCCCAAGCAGCTGGTCACCAACGCCTGCCTCATAAAG GAGGTGGACATCTATACCGTCAAGGTGGAGGACCTGACCTTCACGTCCCCCTTCTGCCTGCAAGTGAAGCGCAACGACTACGTGCATGCGCTCGTGGCCTACTTCAACATCGAGTTCACGCGCTGCCACAAGAGGACGGGCTTCTCCACCA GCCCCGAGTCTCCCTACACACACTGGAAGCAGACCGTGTTCTACATGGAGGACTACCTGACTGTGAAGACAGGAGAGGAGATTTTTGGCACCATCGGCATGCGGCCCAATGCCAAGAACAAT CGCGACCTGGACTTCACCATTGACCTGGACTTCAAGGGCCAGCTGTGCGAGCTGTCCTGCTCCACTGACTACCGGATGCGCTGA
- the PRMT1 gene encoding protein arginine N-methyltransferase 1 isoform X1, with translation MAAAEAANCIMENFVATLANGMSLQPPLEEVSCGQAESSEKPNAEDMTSKDYYFDSYAHFGIHEEMLKDEVRTLTYRNSMFHNRHLFKDKVVLDVGSGTGILCMFAAKAGARKVIGIECSSISDYAVKIVKANKLDHVVTIIKGKVEEVELPVEKVDIIISEWMGYCLFYESMLNTVLYARDKWLAPDGLIFPDRATLYVTAIEDRQYKDYKIHWWENVYGFDMSCIKDVAIKEPLVDVVDPKQLVTNACLIKEVDIYTVKVEDLTFTSPFCLQVKRNDYVHALVAYFNIEFTRCHKRTGFSTSPESPYTHWKQTVFYMEDYLTVKTGEEIFGTIGMRPNAKNNRDLDFTIDLDFKGQLCELSCSTDYRMR, from the exons ATGGCGGCAGCCGAGGCCGCGAACTGCATCATGGAG AATTTTGTAGCCACCTTGGCTAATGGGATGAGCCTCCAGCCGCCTCTTGAAGAA GTCTCCTGCGGCCAGGCAGAAAGCAGCGAGAAGCCCAATGCTGAGGACATGACGTCCAAAGATTACTACTTTGATTCCTATGCTCACTTCGGTATTCACGAG GAGATGCTGAAAGATGAGGTACGCACCCTCACGTACCGGAACTCCATGTTTCACAACCGGCACCTCTTCAAGGACAAGGTGGTGCTGGATGTGGGCTCCGGCACGGGGATCCTCTGTATGTTTGCTGCCAAGGCTGGAGCCCGCAAGGTCATTGGG ATCGAGTGTTCCAGTATCTCTGATTATGCGGTGAAGATCGTCAAAGCCAACAAGTTAGACCATG TGGTGACCATCATCAAGGGGAAGGTGGAGGAGGTGGAACTTCCAGTGGAGAAGGTGGACATCATTATCAGCGAGTGGATGGGCTACTGCCTCTTCTACGAGTCAATGCTCAACACCGTGCTCTATGCCCGAGACAAGTGGCTG GCCCCCGATGGCCTCATCTTCCCGGACCGAGCCACACTGTATGTGACAGCCATTGAAGACCGGCAGTACAAAGACTACAAGATTCACT ggTGGGAGAACGTATATGGCTTTGACATGTCCTGCATCAAAGATGTGGCCATCAAGGAGCCTCTGGTGGATGTGGTGGACCCCAAGCAGCTGGTCACCAACGCCTGCCTCATAAAG GAGGTGGACATCTATACCGTCAAGGTGGAGGACCTGACCTTCACGTCCCCCTTCTGCCTGCAAGTGAAGCGCAACGACTACGTGCATGCGCTCGTGGCCTACTTCAACATCGAGTTCACGCGCTGCCACAAGAGGACGGGCTTCTCCACCA GCCCCGAGTCTCCCTACACACACTGGAAGCAGACCGTGTTCTACATGGAGGACTACCTGACTGTGAAGACAGGAGAGGAGATTTTTGGCACCATCGGCATGCGGCCCAATGCCAAGAACAAT CGCGACCTGGACTTCACCATTGACCTGGACTTCAAGGGCCAGCTGTGCGAGCTGTCCTGCTCCACTGACTACCGGATGCGCTGA
- the PRMT1 gene encoding protein arginine N-methyltransferase 1 isoform X2, which yields MAAAEAANCIMEVSCGQAESSEKPNAEDMTSKDYYFDSYAHFGIHEEMLKDEVRTLTYRNSMFHNRHLFKDKVVLDVGSGTGILCMFAAKAGARKVIGIECSSISDYAVKIVKANKLDHVVTIIKGKVEEVELPVEKVDIIISEWMGYCLFYESMLNTVLYARDKWLAPDGLIFPDRATLYVTAIEDRQYKDYKIHWWENVYGFDMSCIKDVAIKEPLVDVVDPKQLVTNACLIKEVDIYTVKVEDLTFTSPFCLQVKRNDYVHALVAYFNIEFTRCHKRTGFSTSPESPYTHWKQTVFYMEDYLTVKTGEEIFGTIGMRPNAKNNRDLDFTIDLDFKGQLCELSCSTDYRMR from the exons ATGGCGGCAGCCGAGGCCGCGAACTGCATCATGGAG GTCTCCTGCGGCCAGGCAGAAAGCAGCGAGAAGCCCAATGCTGAGGACATGACGTCCAAAGATTACTACTTTGATTCCTATGCTCACTTCGGTATTCACGAG GAGATGCTGAAAGATGAGGTACGCACCCTCACGTACCGGAACTCCATGTTTCACAACCGGCACCTCTTCAAGGACAAGGTGGTGCTGGATGTGGGCTCCGGCACGGGGATCCTCTGTATGTTTGCTGCCAAGGCTGGAGCCCGCAAGGTCATTGGG ATCGAGTGTTCCAGTATCTCTGATTATGCGGTGAAGATCGTCAAAGCCAACAAGTTAGACCATG TGGTGACCATCATCAAGGGGAAGGTGGAGGAGGTGGAACTTCCAGTGGAGAAGGTGGACATCATTATCAGCGAGTGGATGGGCTACTGCCTCTTCTACGAGTCAATGCTCAACACCGTGCTCTATGCCCGAGACAAGTGGCTG GCCCCCGATGGCCTCATCTTCCCGGACCGAGCCACACTGTATGTGACAGCCATTGAAGACCGGCAGTACAAAGACTACAAGATTCACT ggTGGGAGAACGTATATGGCTTTGACATGTCCTGCATCAAAGATGTGGCCATCAAGGAGCCTCTGGTGGATGTGGTGGACCCCAAGCAGCTGGTCACCAACGCCTGCCTCATAAAG GAGGTGGACATCTATACCGTCAAGGTGGAGGACCTGACCTTCACGTCCCCCTTCTGCCTGCAAGTGAAGCGCAACGACTACGTGCATGCGCTCGTGGCCTACTTCAACATCGAGTTCACGCGCTGCCACAAGAGGACGGGCTTCTCCACCA GCCCCGAGTCTCCCTACACACACTGGAAGCAGACCGTGTTCTACATGGAGGACTACCTGACTGTGAAGACAGGAGAGGAGATTTTTGGCACCATCGGCATGCGGCCCAATGCCAAGAACAAT CGCGACCTGGACTTCACCATTGACCTGGACTTCAAGGGCCAGCTGTGCGAGCTGTCCTGCTCCACTGACTACCGGATGCGCTGA
- the PRMT1 gene encoding protein arginine N-methyltransferase 1 isoform X4, with protein sequence MVSCGQAESSEKPNAEDMTSKDYYFDSYAHFGIHEEMLKDEVRTLTYRNSMFHNRHLFKDKVVLDVGSGTGILCMFAAKAGARKVIGIECSSISDYAVKIVKANKLDHVVTIIKGKVEEVELPVEKVDIIISEWMGYCLFYESMLNTVLYARDKWLAPDGLIFPDRATLYVTAIEDRQYKDYKIHWWENVYGFDMSCIKDVAIKEPLVDVVDPKQLVTNACLIKEVDIYTVKVEDLTFTSPFCLQVKRNDYVHALVAYFNIEFTRCHKRTGFSTSPESPYTHWKQTVFYMEDYLTVKTGEEIFGTIGMRPNAKNNRDLDFTIDLDFKGQLCELSCSTDYRMR encoded by the exons ATG GTCTCCTGCGGCCAGGCAGAAAGCAGCGAGAAGCCCAATGCTGAGGACATGACGTCCAAAGATTACTACTTTGATTCCTATGCTCACTTCGGTATTCACGAG GAGATGCTGAAAGATGAGGTACGCACCCTCACGTACCGGAACTCCATGTTTCACAACCGGCACCTCTTCAAGGACAAGGTGGTGCTGGATGTGGGCTCCGGCACGGGGATCCTCTGTATGTTTGCTGCCAAGGCTGGAGCCCGCAAGGTCATTGGG ATCGAGTGTTCCAGTATCTCTGATTATGCGGTGAAGATCGTCAAAGCCAACAAGTTAGACCATG TGGTGACCATCATCAAGGGGAAGGTGGAGGAGGTGGAACTTCCAGTGGAGAAGGTGGACATCATTATCAGCGAGTGGATGGGCTACTGCCTCTTCTACGAGTCAATGCTCAACACCGTGCTCTATGCCCGAGACAAGTGGCTG GCCCCCGATGGCCTCATCTTCCCGGACCGAGCCACACTGTATGTGACAGCCATTGAAGACCGGCAGTACAAAGACTACAAGATTCACT ggTGGGAGAACGTATATGGCTTTGACATGTCCTGCATCAAAGATGTGGCCATCAAGGAGCCTCTGGTGGATGTGGTGGACCCCAAGCAGCTGGTCACCAACGCCTGCCTCATAAAG GAGGTGGACATCTATACCGTCAAGGTGGAGGACCTGACCTTCACGTCCCCCTTCTGCCTGCAAGTGAAGCGCAACGACTACGTGCATGCGCTCGTGGCCTACTTCAACATCGAGTTCACGCGCTGCCACAAGAGGACGGGCTTCTCCACCA GCCCCGAGTCTCCCTACACACACTGGAAGCAGACCGTGTTCTACATGGAGGACTACCTGACTGTGAAGACAGGAGAGGAGATTTTTGGCACCATCGGCATGCGGCCCAATGCCAAGAACAAT CGCGACCTGGACTTCACCATTGACCTGGACTTCAAGGGCCAGCTGTGCGAGCTGTCCTGCTCCACTGACTACCGGATGCGCTGA
- the BCL2L12 gene encoding bcl-2-like protein 12 isoform X3, protein MAGSEELGLREDTVRVLAAFFRRGEAAGSPISIPPRSPAQEEPTDFLSRLRRCLPCPLGRGAVPPESPRPCSLPLRPCYVSEPGPATPDFYALVAQRLEQLVQEQLRSPPSPGGHPCHFTRGLELTPGLRSSSEAATRLDLLSLWSLCACPSLPIPLRVVGWWLPSLFLPKRN, encoded by the exons ATGGCAGGCTCGGAAGAGCTGGGCCTCCGGGAGGACACGGTGAGAGTCCTAGCTGCCTTCTTTAGGCGAGGTGAGGCTGCCGGGTCCCCCATTTCAATCCCACCCAG GAGTCCTGCCCAGGAGGAGCCAACAGATTTCCTGAGCCGCCTTCGCCGATGTCTTCCCTGCCCCCTGGGTCGAGGAGCAGTTCCCCCTGAATCCCCTCGGCCTTGCTCCCTGCCCCTACGCCCATGCTATGTTTCAGAGCCTG GCCCAGCAACTCCAGATTTCTATGCTCTGGTGGCCCAGCGGCTGGAACAACTAGTCCAAGAGCAACTGAGATCCCCACCTAGCCCAG GAGGGCATCCTTGCCATTTCACCCGTGGACTTGAACTTACCCCTGGACTGAGATCTTCCTCAGAAGCTGCTACAAGATTAGACCTCCTGTCTTTATGGTCTTTGTGTGCTTGTCCAAGTCTTCCTATTCCactcagggttgtggggtggTGGCTGCCCTCCCTGTTTTtgccaaaaagaaattaa
- the BCL2L12 gene encoding bcl-2-like protein 12 isoform X1 — MAGSEELGLREDTVRVLAAFFRRGEAAGSPISIPPRSPAQEEPTDFLSRLRRCLPCPLGRGAVPPESPRPCSLPLRPCYVSEPGPATPDFYALVAQRLEQLVQEQLRSPPSPELQGAPPTEKEALLRKLVALLEEEAEVINQKLASDPALRGKLARLSAGSFARLVELFSNREDSPLPSHPRPNLPCPGPPPPSPEPLARLALAMELSRRVARLGGTLAGLSVEHVHSFGPWIQAHGGWEGILAISPVDLNLPLD, encoded by the exons ATGGCAGGCTCGGAAGAGCTGGGCCTCCGGGAGGACACGGTGAGAGTCCTAGCTGCCTTCTTTAGGCGAGGTGAGGCTGCCGGGTCCCCCATTTCAATCCCACCCAG GAGTCCTGCCCAGGAGGAGCCAACAGATTTCCTGAGCCGCCTTCGCCGATGTCTTCCCTGCCCCCTGGGTCGAGGAGCAGTTCCCCCTGAATCCCCTCGGCCTTGCTCCCTGCCCCTACGCCCATGCTATGTTTCAGAGCCTG GCCCAGCAACTCCAGATTTCTATGCTCTGGTGGCCCAGCGGCTGGAACAACTAGTCCAAGAGCAACTGAGATCCCCACCTAGCCCAG agttACAGGGAGCCCCACCCACAGAGAAGGAAGCCCTACTGCGGAAGCTGGTGGCCTtgctggaggaagaggcagaagtcATCAATCAGAAG ctGGCCTCGGACCCGGCCCTGCGTGGAAAGCTGGCTCGCCTCTCCGCGGGCTCCTTCGCCCGCCTAGTGGAGCTGTTCTCCAACCGGGAGGACAGCCCTCTTCCTAGCCACCCACGCCCCAACTtgccctgccctgggcctccGCCGCCTTCCCCAGAGCCCCTGGCCCGTCTGGCCCTGGCCATGGAGCTGAGCCGCCGCGTGGCCCGGCTTGGGGGCACCCTGGCCGGTCTCAGTGTGGAGCACGTGCACAGCTTCGGGCCCTGGATCCAGGCACACGGGGGCTGG GAGGGCATCCTTGCCATTTCACCCGTGGACTTGAACTTACCCCTGGACTGA
- the BCL2L12 gene encoding bcl-2-like protein 12 isoform X2 → MAGSEELGLREDTVRVLAAFFRRGEAAGSPISIPPRSPAQEEPTDFLSRLRRCLPCPLGRGAVPPESPRPCSLPLRPCYVSEPGPATPDFYALVAQRLEQLVQEQLRSPPSPELQGAPPTEKEALLRKLVALLEEEAEVINQKEGILAISPVDLNLPLD, encoded by the exons ATGGCAGGCTCGGAAGAGCTGGGCCTCCGGGAGGACACGGTGAGAGTCCTAGCTGCCTTCTTTAGGCGAGGTGAGGCTGCCGGGTCCCCCATTTCAATCCCACCCAG GAGTCCTGCCCAGGAGGAGCCAACAGATTTCCTGAGCCGCCTTCGCCGATGTCTTCCCTGCCCCCTGGGTCGAGGAGCAGTTCCCCCTGAATCCCCTCGGCCTTGCTCCCTGCCCCTACGCCCATGCTATGTTTCAGAGCCTG GCCCAGCAACTCCAGATTTCTATGCTCTGGTGGCCCAGCGGCTGGAACAACTAGTCCAAGAGCAACTGAGATCCCCACCTAGCCCAG agttACAGGGAGCCCCACCCACAGAGAAGGAAGCCCTACTGCGGAAGCTGGTGGCCTtgctggaggaagaggcagaagtcATCAATCAGAAG GAGGGCATCCTTGCCATTTCACCCGTGGACTTGAACTTACCCCTGGACTGA
- the IRF3 gene encoding interferon regulatory factor 3 isoform X1 — MGTPKPRILPWLVSQLDLGQLEGVAWLDESRTRFRIPWKHGLRQDAQQEDFGIFQAWAEASGAYTPGKDKPDLPTWKRNFRSALNRKEGLRLAEDRSKDPHDPHKVYEFVISGAGNFTELDTSLGTNGGCSTLATQGDILEELLNDMALAPFPDGGPSSLAVVPEQTPPFLLSPTVDIPPPCPNSEPPENPLRRLLVPEEEWEFEVTAFYRGRQVFQQTVFCPRGLRLVASEAGDGTLSGQPIILPDPGLWLTDRGVLGYVRRVLSCLGRGLALCRAGQRLWARRLGHCHTYWALGEELLPDSSHGPSGEVPKDEEGDVFDLRPFVSGCSHMPEGPAGHGTIRGRFLTREHCGPAHFQQLPTLSHIRAVQGLPPGPGRGHGFLGLGGGLIPHSSRVLPPRAFTLAINYFLPLLPLVCLVLGVSWVSARSRVVLT; from the exons ATGGGAACCCCAAAGCCGCGGATCCTGCCCTGGCTTGTGTCGCAGCTGGACCTAGGGCAGCTGGAGGGGGTGGCCTGGCTGGACGAGAGCCGCACACGCTTCCGCATCCCTTGGAAGCACGGCTTGCGGCAGGATGCCCAGCAAGAAGACTTCGGCATCTTCCAG GCGTGGGCCGAGGCCAGCGGTGCCTACACTCCAGGAAAGGATAAACCTGATCTGCCCACCTGGAAGAGGAATTTCCGATCTGCCCTGAACAGGAAGGAGGGGCTGCGTTTAGCCGAGGATCGGAGCAAGGACCCCCACGACCCGCACAAGGTCTATGAGTTTGTGATCTCAG GAGCTGGGAACTTTACTGAGTTGGACACATCACTGGGAACCAATGGTGGATGCAGTACCTTGGCTACCCAG ggAGACATACTAGAGGAGTTACTGAATGACATGGCCTTGGCCCCATTCCCAGATGGGGGGCCCTCGAGCCTGGCTGTGGTCCCTGAACAGACCCCTCCATTCTTGCTGAGCCCCACAGTAGAcatccctcctccctgcccaaaCTCAGAGCCCCCGGAAAACCCACTGAGGCGGCTCTTGGTGCCTGAGGAAG AGTGGGAGTTCGAGGTGACTGCCTTCTACCGGGGCCGCCAAGTCTTCCAGCAGACTGTCTTCTGCCCAAGGGGCCTGCGTCTGGTGGCTTCAGAAGCAGGGGACGGGACACTGTCTGGACAGCCGATCATATTGCCAGACCCTGGGCTGTGGCTGACGGACAGGGGTGTGTTGGGCTACGTGAGGCGTGTGCTGAGCTGCCTGGGTAGGGGACTAGCTCTGTGCAGGGCAGGACAGCGACTCTGGGCCCGGAGGCTGGGCCACTGCCACACGTACTGGGCCTTGGGCGAGGAGCTCCTCCCTGACAGCAGTCACGGGCCCAGTGGTGAGGTCCCCAAGGATGAGGAGGGAGACGTGTTCGACCTACGGCCTTTCGTGTCAG gTTGTTCCCACATGCCTGAGGGCCCTGCTGGACATGGCACGATCAGAGGGCGCTTCCTCACTAGAGAACACTGTGGACCTGCACATTTCCAACAGCTACCCACTCTCTCTCACATCAGAGCAGTACAAGGCCTACCTCCAGGACCTGGTCGAGGACATGGATTTCTAGGCCTTGGGGGAGGTCTGATCCCTCACTCCTCACGGGTGCTTCCCCCTCGTGCCTTCACCTTGGCAATAAACTATTTCTTGCCACTGTTACCACTTGTGTGCCTGGTGTTGGGTGTCAGCTGGGTTTCAGCTAGGTCCAGGGTAGTCCTGACCTAG
- the IRF3 gene encoding interferon regulatory factor 3 isoform X2 — MGTPKPRILPWLVSQLDLGQLEGVAWLDESRTRFRIPWKHGLRQDAQQEDFGIFQAWAEASGAYTPGKDKPDLPTWKRNFRSALNRKEGLRLAEDRSKDPHDPHKVYEFVISGAGNFTELDTSLGTNGGCSTLATQGDILEELLNDMALAPFPDGGPSSLAVVPEQTPPFLLSPTVDIPPPCPNSEPPENPLRRLLVPEEEWEFEVTAFYRGRQVFQQTVFCPRGLRLVASEAGDGTLSGQPIILPDPGLWLTDRGVLGYVRRVLSCLGRGLALCRAGQRLWARRLGHCHTYWALGEELLPDSSHGPSGEVPKDEEGDVFDLRPFVSDLIAFLEGSRHSPRYTLWFCMGEPWPQDQPWTKKLVMVKVVPTCLRALLDMARSEGASSLENTVDLHISNSYPLSLTSEQYKAYLQDLVEDMDF, encoded by the exons ATGGGAACCCCAAAGCCGCGGATCCTGCCCTGGCTTGTGTCGCAGCTGGACCTAGGGCAGCTGGAGGGGGTGGCCTGGCTGGACGAGAGCCGCACACGCTTCCGCATCCCTTGGAAGCACGGCTTGCGGCAGGATGCCCAGCAAGAAGACTTCGGCATCTTCCAG GCGTGGGCCGAGGCCAGCGGTGCCTACACTCCAGGAAAGGATAAACCTGATCTGCCCACCTGGAAGAGGAATTTCCGATCTGCCCTGAACAGGAAGGAGGGGCTGCGTTTAGCCGAGGATCGGAGCAAGGACCCCCACGACCCGCACAAGGTCTATGAGTTTGTGATCTCAG GAGCTGGGAACTTTACTGAGTTGGACACATCACTGGGAACCAATGGTGGATGCAGTACCTTGGCTACCCAG ggAGACATACTAGAGGAGTTACTGAATGACATGGCCTTGGCCCCATTCCCAGATGGGGGGCCCTCGAGCCTGGCTGTGGTCCCTGAACAGACCCCTCCATTCTTGCTGAGCCCCACAGTAGAcatccctcctccctgcccaaaCTCAGAGCCCCCGGAAAACCCACTGAGGCGGCTCTTGGTGCCTGAGGAAG AGTGGGAGTTCGAGGTGACTGCCTTCTACCGGGGCCGCCAAGTCTTCCAGCAGACTGTCTTCTGCCCAAGGGGCCTGCGTCTGGTGGCTTCAGAAGCAGGGGACGGGACACTGTCTGGACAGCCGATCATATTGCCAGACCCTGGGCTGTGGCTGACGGACAGGGGTGTGTTGGGCTACGTGAGGCGTGTGCTGAGCTGCCTGGGTAGGGGACTAGCTCTGTGCAGGGCAGGACAGCGACTCTGGGCCCGGAGGCTGGGCCACTGCCACACGTACTGGGCCTTGGGCGAGGAGCTCCTCCCTGACAGCAGTCACGGGCCCAGTGGTGAGGTCCCCAAGGATGAGGAGGGAGACGTGTTCGACCTACGGCCTTTCGTGTCAG ATCTGATTGCCTTCCTCGAAGGAAGCCGACACTCACCACGCTACACCCTCTGGTTCTGCATGGGGGAGCCATGGCCCCAGGACCAGCCGTGGACCAAGAAGCTCGTGATGGTCAAG gTTGTTCCCACATGCCTGAGGGCCCTGCTGGACATGGCACGATCAGAGGGCGCTTCCTCACTAGAGAACACTGTGGACCTGCACATTTCCAACAGCTACCCACTCTCTCTCACATCAGAGCAGTACAAGGCCTACCTCCAGGACCTGGTCGAGGACATGGATTTCTAG